ATGTTGAGAAAGGGCATGTCAGCACAGACACTATTTCAGGAAAATATCTGAGAAACCTTCAGAGCAGCACAGTAGGGGCATAATCTCAAGTAAGAGATTTTCAACATGAAGAAGCTCTCAGGTACTTGTTAATATGTGGTACTTATGGGTAATTTACTGCACTCATTTGTTTTTAGGCTAATCACTTGAAAACTATAGGCTCGAGTGAAATGGTAATCATGAGAGACCATCATTGGACAGAAATCCGACGTACCTTTCTTGCACTTATAAAGGGGCGTTCATCTTGATAAATGTTCTGTTGATAAACTTCATCTGCAAGCAGAACTAAGTTTTCCTGATAACAAAAATTCAGAAGTTCCCTGATATTTGCTTCACTTAGGCATTGGCCAGTGGGGTTTCCAGGATTAATAATCACCATTGCTCGAACCTGAGTTGGAGAAAACAATATCATCAGAGCTGAATGCAAAAGGTATACATTTATAATGAAAAATTATGGGAAGCATAAATGCCATGATCATGAAAGCAACATGGACAGGACAACAAGAATCTGAAACAACTTATACTCATCAAGTGGAACATTTTCTACATGTTGGGTGATCAGCAACATAGTGTTCTTTCTTCTAGCtgaatattatttttctgcCCAAGAGTTGGCATAGGTTTTAGGTTAGCCACTACTTATATGGCTGCACAGCTACTTACCATTAGTGTTTCCAATGAGTATAGTATGTAAGGAATTACCAAGTGCAAGAAATACGGAAGAAGGATAAACGTCTGAATTATCATAAAACACTTACAGTCATCCCCTTGGACCGTGCAGCTGCTACTGATTGCCGGGTAGTTACAATGTCGAGTCCCCAGTTAGCCTCTTCTTCTAAGTAATATGGGACAAGCGAGCCACCAAAGAGAGAAATGGCTGCAGAATAAAGCGGGTATTGTGGAACAGGGACCAAAATCTGCCAAGAAATATACACTAGTCTTTAGTAGGACGGGAGCGGGATATTATCTGGGGAAAGATACGGCTCTTCAAGGTGATAACCATACCCCGTCTCTCTCGTTTCTGATAATGGCGTTGAGCATTTGCATCACACCTTTGCTGGCACCATCAGTCAGGTAAATAAGCTCCGGATCACTGCAATAAGTAAGACCATACAATATAGGTGTGAGGATCACCAGAAAACCTGTGACGCCCAACAAGGTGCAATGTTTTCATCAGTGCTCTTGTTCTGTCTGACCTCGGATACCCGTCACGCCTCTGAATGAACTCGGCAACTTCCTTCCTAACTCCGGGGATACCTCGGGAGTCACTGTAGGCACCTAATCAGATAGATTACAAGCAGTGTGAGTCAAAACACGCATATGTCCTTAAGCCTACAAAAGCATACCATAGAATTGTATAAAATTGGATATCTTATTTCTATTATGggaggaaaataaaaaaatgacaaaTTTTCATTTATTCACCACTTGTAGAGGCAGGCAAACAGGAACAAAACCCTTGAAACTAGAAGAAAATTTGAGAACACAGTTCTGCGCATGAACAAAACCTTACAAAAGGTTGGACTTTTGCAGGAACAGAATAGGTTACCTAAACCACCGGGCGCCATGGAGAGGTAGTGCTTGGCCCGGGCGATGGCAtcggcggggaagatgaggcCGACGTTGGGATCATCGAGCAGGAACGGAGCCTGGCACAGCGCCACCACCTGCAGCAATCACATCACACGGGATAAGTATTAAACGCCACCAAATCTCCAAAACCCTATGTCAGGGAACAAGAAGAGATTGAGaagcgaggaggaaggggatggaTAGATGATGAACCTGGCGGGGGAAGGTGAGGGGCTTCTGGCCGAGGGCGTGCGGGTTGCCGACGTTGGTGAAGATGATCCGCTTGCCCTCCTTCTGGAGctcggaggcgcggaggtagAGCTCCCCGCGCACGGCGTACTGCACCTTCTTCACGTTCTCGTTCAGCTCCTCGTAGTCCAGCGCCTTCCTccccatcatcttcttcctctccttcttatccctccgccgccgccgccgccgcctctgctcCGGCGGTAAGAATCGATCACCCGAGGAGAGAAAGGGAGCGAGAAGAggagggggtgggggtgggtaGACAAGAAAGGGGAACCAAGAAACAGGGGAGCTGGTGGGGATTTGTACTGTAATGGCAGAGTGACGAGATTCCTTGTCGCGTTGCTCCGCCGTGCTCGCCCCCGGATTAATCAATCAACTGCGGATAATGTGGAGACGAGACGGCATCCTCTCGTTCCAAATTTCCTTTCTGCGCCGGCGAATTTGGGTGGAAATCGGGCGCGAATTTTGGGTGGAGATAAGAGGATGAATGGCGCCACTGGGTTGGGTTATCGCCTTACCTGCGGTGGAGAAGACACGACGGCTTGGCTTCGCCTCtgcttcttctgctgctgctgcctcttGGCACCGGGAAGGTCAGGTCAGGTCAGCCAAATAATGCAGAAGCAAAGGAACACTTTTTCTTTGTCTCCATTTGCCTTCGGACACACACATGTATGTATGAACTGCTCTCCACAGGAATGGCAAGAAATGTGCCAGACTCACACAAAAATGCAGGCAATTTTTATGATAAGATCCAAACAGAGGTACTGCTAGAACATGTGTCTTGGTTTCAGAAATGCAGCTTCCGGCTGCAGAGTGTTTCAGTATCAGACACAGGGAACTGAACTGCTGAGATGGCCTAGCAAATCAGGCAAAAAGTTCAGATCCTTAGCTTCTTAGAAGTTCAGAACTATAGATGGACAGATCATCTTATTAGCTATTGTGgttatttttactttttgtATCACTGTTTTCTCTTCAGAATGAATGGGTGACTAATAATAGGTTTAATAGGTCAGGTCAGCCAAATAATGCAGAAGCAAAGGAACACTTTTTCTTTGTCCCCATTTGCCTTCAGACACACACATGTAAGTATGAACTGCTCTCCACAGGAATGGCAAGAAATGTGCCAGAATCACACAAAAAATGCAGGCAATTTTTATGAGTAAAGATCCAAACTTGCTGCTAGAACATGTGTCTGTACTACTGCTAGAACATGTGTCTTGGTTTCAGAAATGTGATCTGCTGCTGCAGAGTGTTTCAGTTTCAGAGACAGGAAATTGAACCACTGAGGAAATGCAATATATGCAAATCAGGCAAAGAGGTACAGATTCTCAGATTCTTAGAAGATGAGAACTATAGATAGATAGATCATCTTATAAGCTAATGTGGTGATTTTTATGTTGTATCACAGTTTTCTTTTCAGAATGGGTGACAGGCAAGTTCCTAACACCTTTGTCTGTGTGTGTGCTTTGTGTGTTCCATTATGTTGTCCCAAGCTTTACAGATCATGTACACTTCGGCACCATTTTTAACActtcctttgtttttccttccTTCAGAGAAAATTTTGCTAAGAAGACATGATCCCTGTGCCGGGTTAATTACGATCCTCAGACATATACAACGGGGCGAATAGCGCGATCAAAACAACAATCCGTTCCACGGCGATGACATCATCTGAGCATTCAAGCATAAGGTCTCCGAAGGGATCGACGGTGAATCACTTCTTGCTGCCGGGGATCTGCACCCATTGCAGCTGGAGCTGGATCTCGCCGCTCTCGACGTTCTTGAGCCGCAGGATCACGTCCTGGATGAACCTCCCATTCTTCCAACACAGCTGGCTCTCGTCGGCGAGGCAGTTCCGGTTGCTAGGCCGGATGGACCGGATGACGGTGCCGTTGCGCATGTTCTCGGGGTCCATGTTCAGAACTTCCATCAAGGGTTCTACCTCGATCTCCGCATCTCCCATTGGGTCATCTCTGCTGAAAGTGTCCTTGTCAAACACCTCCTGTAGATTTTCAACAGAAAATATTTGTCAGGTAGTAATAATACTTAATTGACATTCCTCTATAATTTACAGATTATTACAAGGGAAATACAGCATGGACAGAAAAGGTTACTCACAAGCTTGATTGGTACATTCGGATTTGTGATTGACAAGGTTAGCTCTTCATGCCAAATAGGGTTCACAGATCTCTTCTTAACACTTGTCTTCAGCTTCTGCAAATATCAATTCAAACAGGGCATTAACTTAGATGGGATGAAAACAATGCACTCATCAGATGAAAAATCATGAacatataaaaataaaaaggacaCCAATAGAAAAGGGGTTAAAATGGCGACGAAGATCGACCTGCTTGCCGAGGCGAAGGACAACATAAGGATCACTGCCTCTTGCGTCGCGGTATGCAAGGTTGTATCCACGCACCACCCGCACCTTCAAGAGGCCTACCAATCCATCCATGCTTCTTTTTGCTTTTCTGGATTTGATtgtatgttgttgtttttggtTCCTGTGGGTTTACTTGTTTGAAACTAGTGGTATTACAGACGAGAGGGGACAGAATGCGAGACGAAGAAGCGCCTAATCCAATCCAATTGAATTAGGCGGCTTCTTACGTCCCGTTTTTTGCCTCTCAAAACTTATGAActtgtgttttgtttgttctctATCACCATAAATAGTCTCAGACATGAGTCTAAAAAGGAACAGTTTTGGGACAAGAGGAAAGATGAGGTCTTTGTTAGCCTCAACCGTAGGAATTGTGCTGACCATTTCTTATGTGGCCAGTATTGGATTGCTGCCATTTTTGGACATGTGGAAGATCCCATCAATTGTTTCTTTCGCATACGAAAAATGTGTGTTGTGTTATACAGATTGGACTGGCCACCTTTTGCATATGCAAAATGGTTACACTGAAAGTTGAAGACTCGAAGGTCTAAAAAGTACTagttttcttctctcttcttttttgggaAATGCTGAAATGTAACAAGTCTATGTACCAAGTGTACATAGAGATAACTTAAGCAGCAGATGTGAAGATAAAAATAGACAATGAAGCAGTAAATTAATGATTTTATGGTAGAGTATGTGTAGGAGcaaaaacaagcaaaacaTTTGGTCAAGTAGAGTCTGTTCTTTGTATATATTCTCCTGCCAAGCTGCAACTACCAACTGCTCAGTTAATTCCTCTTTATCACTGCAAAAAAGTTGTGGAATTCTTCAAGTCATATTCTACCGATATTGCATTTTTCATGCATTTGTAGTGTCCAATTCGAAACTCATTCTCTTAATGTCATCGCGAAGCGCAACAAATTGAATACATGTTGGTCAAGATGGAAATATGTCATTATGCAGAAAATTAATGTCCCCGCCCTACACCTCTCGGTGTATCTTGCACTCTATGGCCACATCTCTGCCCCCGGGCTTAATGACCAATGTGAAACCAAGTCTCGGGGATGATGGCATCCATGGGGTGCATTCAGCGGTTGGGTTTCAGTAGGAGAGCGAATTCCGAACAATTCAAATTTGGCTCTTCATTTTGTTTAATTGTTGTACTAGGTCGTCGACCCCTTCCATTTTCCTTCTACTCCCCCCTCCCGGCTCGTCATGATGGCAGTACTCCATCCATCGTTTGATATTGtgacatactccctctgatcttaaattattgtcgttgttttagtttaaattttaactaaaacaacgacggtagttttggatcggagggagtactatatttttttACCCGACTTCCAAAATTTCGGCCTAAAATGTCAGGATTAATTACCTCGAGCAAAATTCTCGATATCATaaataacaaattaatggaGAGGTTGGTTCTTTATCCAACAAAAATTAGTAAGTTACACATATTTGGCTAAAATGCATTCACGTATACACATTACACAGCgaaaaaatcaaatcaacgCATAAATTACTTAACGAAGAACCAACACAGgaatcaaaatcaaaacacTCAGACTGATGGACACATCCTCCTGATCAGGGCGatcaataaaaaaagattaaTCAAGGATGGATGAATTCCggctaggcggcggcggcagggatcTTGACCCAccggagctggagctggacgATCCCGGTGTCGACGTCCTTGAGCCTGACCAGCACCTCCTGCAACACCTGGCCTTCCTCCCAAACGATCTGGCTCTCGTCGGCGAGGCAGCTCTTGGAATGCGGCCTCACGGTGCGCACCACGGTGCCGCTCTTGATGTCCTCCAGATCCATCCTCGCCATCTGCAGCAACGGCTccagctccacctccgccgtccCCATCGCGTCGTCCTTGCTCATCCTGTCCTTGTCATACACCTCCTAATTTGCAAAATCAAGATCAAGATCATAATTGAGATTTCtctgattgattgattgattgggGATTTACGAGCTTGATTGGGGTGGAGGGGTCCTTGACGGCGAGGGTGAGGTCCTCGTTCCAGACGGGGTTGATGGTGTTCCTGACGACGCTGGTCTTGAGCTTCTGGGAGTCGAGGTGGAGGACGACGTAAGGGTCGCTGCCGTCGGCGTCGCGCTGGACCAGGTTCACGCCCCAGATCACGCGCACGCTCAGCACGCCGTCCggcaccagcgccgccgccacctccgacGCCATTGGTTTCGATCTCTTgatgttcttgttcttgaatTTTGGTTTTGGGAGTATGGAGAGactgagggagagagagagagagagcgcgccTGACTGAATTTTGGTTCTTGTTCTTGAATTTTGGTTCTTGGAATGGACGTACGGGAGGACCTCAGGTTGGACGATTCGCTCGCCGTGTCTTGTGGGGAACAACAAGAACAGGGGATCTCTGCTATTTCAGGGACGCACCAAAGCATTCTGCTGTTTCAGGAACGCACCTGCGTGCCTGATCTGGCCCATAGACCGCTATGCACATGGACCATCTCATCGAAATTCTCAAGTTACTGTAAACTATTTCCGCACTAGTTTCATCAAAATTTTCGCAAGCTGTCGAAATCAAACGCCTAGTGTTTGATAGAGAGAAAATGTATAAGAATAGATATGGTCTAGTGTTTTCGGTACAATTTAAGCATTGCTGTGGGTTGTGGTTGTGCCGTGCAATATACTTGAATTTTGGaatttttatgttttgtaAGTTGTGTTTGTGTGTTACCTGAAAAATGGTTGAAAACATGTTGCTCAATACTACAATGTTGGCATTCATCTGTCAAAGGCTTACTTTTGGCGAATTCGGAAGGCGTTTGTTGGTTTGAAACTTGAAagaatgttttgtttttcttttcgaaaattGAGGATCAATGCTACGTATAGCACTAATTAATTTCCATACGCCATTATCTTCATACCTGGAGGAAGAGCCCATAGGCCCATACGCACAACTGTGTACAATTGCATAGACCAAAAACGAATTTGGCAATTTTAAGTTGGACGAACTTGAACAAGACTTGttactggtaaaaaaaaaacttgaacaAGACTTGTTCGTCAAGACAGGCCAACGCTGGCTACTGTTTCCTGTGGCGTGTGCCTTGGGAGTCGGGTCATATCTCTCCATTAAttcttggagaagaagaaaagcttAATTAGCTCGACGGGCAGCCCCATAGCCCATAGGAGTACATAGAGAGAACCAAGGGGCggcctttcttcttcctcctccatcaTCCTTGAGACGCCGAGCTCGAGATCCAAGCTTGAGCAATCAGTACACAAATACTCGTATCAATCAAGCAATCAATGGCGTCGTCGCTCCGTTCCTTGCTCGGGAAGCTTCCGCTCCCCGCAAGCGGCAAGggcaaggccgccgccggcgccgccaccgtcgccgccgccgccggtttctGGTACCTCAGAAACAACAACGTCGACCACGAGGTCGACATCAGTACCATGAGTACGTATGCATAATGTATCTTTCCATCTTAATTAATTATAACACAATGTATGCTTACATAATTGTAATTATGAATTGCAGGCAGGGAGGAGATGCaggctgcggcagcggcggtggccatGAAGAGGAAGCTCGGGGCCGCGGAGGATGCGGGGAACAAGGAGgaggccacggcggcggcgactgcgCAGAACGCCGGCAAGCCGGCGAAAGAGGCGGTCTAGCTAGTGTAGATCGAGCTATAAATCTGTTGGTCAGTGGTTAGTTAATTGATCAATGGCGGTTAATTAGTTCTTAGTTGTGACCAATCAATTTAGCTCCTTTGCAATTCCATGTGACAGCAGTAATCTTTGTTTACGAACGTAATTTTTGCCCTTTTCTAATCTTGGCTCATTTGTTATACTGGGCTGAGACAGTAGACCGATTTCTCTGGGCTGATTTTCTTACACCCGTGGGCTTTTCCCTGTGGCCTGCCAAGATAACGCCTTTGCAGTACTCTCACATCTTTTTCTCAGGATTTCCTCcctctacaaaaaaaaaacctcccTAAGAAAAAGCTGCCTCATCTGATTTGACACAATGGTATCAACAAAACATATATATGATGTGACGCAAGCATTATGAAAGCTTTTTATTTGGAGCAGCAACGGAAAATTAACATTTATGGAAACCCAAAGTGAAAATGCAGCATCATGGAACCAAGTTCTTTACCATCCATCATCCATCATTCATTGGGCAGGCCAGCGCACAGGCCTGCTTTCATCAAGGAGACAACACTCTGAGGGGCCCAATTGGATCCTGTTCCCAGGTCACAAGCACTTTTGACCTTCCGTCTTATCTTAAGATATTCTCATACCATGATTAGGTCAAATTGAACCAAGCAAGCATCTGCATCCAACGCCTCCACAACCGCTCAATAGTGTGTGTCCATAGGCAGTCTATTGATCCCCTAGCTAGTCGTCAACTAAATCAACTATCAATCAATTCATCCAAGAAAAGAAACCCGTCTTAATCACCAATCATGTCTACCTCCTCGCGGGTTTAACGGAACACAACACGCTTTGGTGTTAGCTCACCACGAAAACGCACTCGGCCACGAGTGTGTCAAGTCTTCCTTGGCCACGCACTTCCCATGCCGACGCCGCATCCATGACCCAGATCAGGTCACGCTCCCCTCCCCATTACTATATATTGATAATCGCCGATGCCCTCGTCGATGTGATCCCCGACGTGCTCAATTACCAGAAAAGGAATTACCAAATTTATTGCCAGAAAAGGAATTACCAACATGCATGAGTGTCCCCTCTCCCATTCCATCAGACATATATTTGAACACAATATTAAGTTTGTTTCTAAATTGATGAGAAAATAAGCAAACCCAACTGCAAACAAAAATGGTTTTAGCAAAATAGGATCGACACAATTCAATGCCAAGCCAACGTACACGTGGTGTCATGAATCTCAATAAATACTGGTGACCCATAACGTGCCTATCAAATCAACACCTAAACTTGTCTGCCCCTTTTTGAGCCAGTTCAGTATATCTACCAAATCAACCTCCAATTGTCCAATAATAAACGCCTATAAAGTATGTGTACCGGAAGAAAGAAACAGCAGTTGTTCTTTATTCAGCAAAGGGAGGCAACGCCAACAAAGGCCACCTTATAACAAAGGCATAGACATGTGTCAGTTGCTCATAAAAAAGAAGACGAAAATATATACATGTCTTCTGTGGTACACCTCCATATCAGCCAAGATGTCCCCTAATTGTTGTCTCTGCATATATAATTGTCATATCATCCAAGAACAAGACTAATTGTTGTCTCATCAGTACGGCCATGTCTCTAGGTAAGGCCATGCTTTATTAAGAAATGGCTGCTCTCGTCCCCATCCGCCAAAATTACATGTGGCCGTACCAAGAGCAGTGACATCATTAATTCACTTACCCATTTGTTTTctaataaaatataaaaatattataTATACACATTATCATGCATGAATATCCTAGCTTTTCCATAATTAAACCAAGCTAGCCACACCATGCTTAAGATAACTGGTTGCATACATGGATActaattcatgcatgcatgttttttgcATCATCATATCAATCTCGGTAAGTGTACTGCTGAAcattgcaacaaaattataCAGCTACGTACACCAGCATGTCCCTGATCGATTGATATATATCTGCTCATCTTTTTCTTGCAAATCATATATATAAGGGTAGGGAGGTGGGGCAAAAGCAAACATAATCATTAATTGCAGCTTAATTTGCTAGAGTGTGTGACTAATGCACTTGCAGATAGCTGCTTTGGCAATCGATCCCTCTTCGATACAcctcatcgatcgatcaagcGTTGAGGTGGCTCAGCATCCATGGCGGCAGCCCTCCGATGCGAATCTGACCCTGCCCTGGCGCTGCCACCGACGACGACTCCCCGCCCATTGTCGCCGGCGGATAGCTACTGCATACACAAAAGAGTATTAACTATGTTGATTGCTAAGTCTATGTAAATTTTACCTTAATGAATTGGGTATATATGCTGAATTACATACCAGATGTTCTGTTGAGGGACACGTGCCTGCTGATGATCCCTCATCAtgaaggaggaagatgatgagCTGGTctgggcttgggcttgggtttgggcttgagcttgagcatgggcttgggcttgggtgTGGGCGTGCTGTTCCCACTgcacttgctgctgctgctgctgctgctgttgctgcctgCTGGCTGCCTTCTGCCTCTCCACCAGCTGCACCAAAAAAGGATCAGATCAGCAACCGTCTTTGGTTAAGTAAGAAATTGTGTAGTGTTTGGCAGCTTAATTACCTCCTTCTGTAGAGCCTTGTTCTCCTCCTGCAGTGACCTCTCCTGCAGCACTCAACACCATATATATTATGAGTTGGACAACTTTTTTTAGACAAAGTGGAGTTGACCAACTGAAATTAGATCAGAATGCAaagtgcatgcatggtttggTGGTTAATTACCTTCTTTTGTAGCTCAGAAATGGATTCCATCATAAGATGGCTCTGCAATACATGTATGTCAAAGTTAGTAATTCACTGTAAAGAGATTTTTCTGGGTACATTTCtaatgaaa
This is a stretch of genomic DNA from Brachypodium distachyon strain Bd21 chromosome 1, Brachypodium_distachyon_v3.0, whole genome shotgun sequence. It encodes these proteins:
- the LOC100844005 gene encoding glutamate--glyoxylate aminotransferase 2 isoform X2; the encoded protein is MMGRKALDYEELNENVKKVQYAVRGELYLRASELQKEGKRIIFTNVGNPHALGQKPLTFPRQVVALCQAPFLLDDPNVGLIFPADAIARAKHYLSMAPGGLGAYSDSRGIPGVRKEVAEFIQRRDGYPSDPELIYLTDGASKGVMQMLNAIIRNERDGILVPVPQYPLYSAAISLFGGSLVPYYLEEEANWGLDIVTTRQSVAAARSKGMTVRAMVIINPGNPTGQCLSEANIRELLNFCYQENLVLLADEVYQQNIYQDERPFISARKVLFDMGPPISREVQLISFHTVSKGYWGECGQRGGYFEMTNIPPKTVDEIYKVASIALSPNVPGQIFMGLMMNPPKPGDISYLKFATESKSILDSLRRRAQIMTDGFNSCQNVVCNFTEGAMYSFPQIRLPKRAIDTAKSAGKEPDVFYCLKLLEATGISTVPGSGFGQKEGVFHLRTTILPAEEDMPAIMLSFKKFNGLLQAVM
- the LOC100844005 gene encoding glutamate--glyoxylate aminotransferase 2 isoform X1; the protein is MMGRKALDYEELNENVKKVQYAVRGELYLRASELQKEGKRIIFTNVGNPHALGQKPLTFPRQVVALCQAPFLLDDPNVGLIFPADAIARAKHYLSMAPGGLGAYSDSRGIPGVRKEVAEFIQRRDGYPSDPELIYLTDGASKGVMQMLNAIIRNERDGILVPVPQYPLYSAAISLFGGSLVPYYLEEEANWGLDIVTTRQSVAAARSKGMTVRAMVIINPGNPTGQCLSEANIRELLNFCYQENLVLLADEVYQQNIYQDERPFISARKVLFDMGPPISREVQLISFHTVSKGYWGECGQRGGYFEMTNIPPKTVDEIYKVASIALSPNVPGQIFMGLMMNPPKPGDISYLKFATESKSILDSLRRRAQIMTDGFNSCQNVVCNFTEGAMYSFPQIRLPKRAIDTAKSAGKEPDVFYCLKLLEATGISTVPGSGFGQKEGVFHLRTTILPAEEDMPAIMSSFKKFNDSFMEQYQDYSRL
- the LOC100828655 gene encoding GTPase activating protein 1 → MDGLVGLLKVRVVRGYNLAYRDARGSDPYVVLRLGKQKLKTSVKKRSVNPIWHEELTLSITNPNVPIKLEVFDKDTFSRDDPMGDAEIEVEPLMEVLNMDPENMRNGTVIRSIRPSNRNCLADESQLCWKNGRFIQDVILRLKNVESGEIQLQLQWVQIPGSKK
- the LOC100844916 gene encoding GTPase activating protein 1, which codes for MASEVAAALVPDGVLSVRVIWGVNLVQRDADGSDPYVVLHLDSQKLKTSVVRNTINPVWNEDLTLAVKDPSTPIKLEVYDKDRMSKDDAMGTAEVELEPLLQMARMDLEDIKSGTVVRTVRPHSKSCLADESQIVWEEGQVLQEVLVRLKDVDTGIVQLQLRWVKIPAAAA